The following proteins are encoded in a genomic region of Asterias amurensis chromosome 5, ASM3211899v1:
- the LOC139937561 gene encoding uncharacterized protein: protein MDTHDEESQDVDLIILADSAQSAKEVGEKDKNLPHFQFTDGKGRLQNSIDSPREGFIALKITYMHVFKKQQEHAKALQQKNQKLVAEIQQLKKQSDLSWSQEQVSPCDSEVQTELVDLCSDKENSDLHFQLALLKEQKSKLWSGFIYMAKYLLKREPLSSLPQKVLDNLQSLDCDSEESVKELEHLVQVMSGLDDELSQLPTKDEASGNRQPPDNHSNFSDKLNKSSPPKLVTGCQTKSQCDRTQPQTKDLESMIQQKPEAHKHGKDVAVDIQTSQEEDMYGVEGNEGDQDLVPYNLMRLRQKLIKLQSFPVEYGTMIQNLNDNLEQQKTTSLFKGDPHSHQRKSCTELRAEPNVSGDISSFIQLHNIKVPPLDFPQTLRNSDDLQNGLNVQEGLSNTSPVKLDSPKDTFPFEVVRGPPNTSQFSPLGANRLSEWQPSAVASVCQPPPRATSNMVEKGNNEHHMLIQGTSEAHYQLPEQLYRSNNKESITNSALKPRSYDQDERSKKMSMVIGPSSSGPCMPGSDTDELVTARGSMSENSVTSWKMECPVCKQNFSPSTTEAEVNSHVNLHFERTSLDELGFDILNPC from the exons ATGGACACACATGATGAGGAGTCACAAGATGTTGATTTGATCATTCTTGCTGATAGTGCTCAATCTGCTAAGGAAGTAGGTGAGAAAGACAAGAATTTGCCCCATTTCCAATTCACGGATGGAAAAGGAAGATTACAAAATAGTATCGACAGTCCTCGCGAGGGGTTTATAGCACTCAAAATCACATACATGCATGTGTTCAAGAAACAGCAAGAACATGCCAAAGCTTTACAACAGAAAAACCAAAAGCTTGTTGCTGAGATCCAGCAGTTGAAGAAACAAAGCGATTTGTCTTGGAGTCAAGAACAG GTGAGCCCATGTGATAGTGAAGTTCAGACTGAATTGGTAGATTTATGTTCTGATAAGGAAAACAGTGATCTTCATTTCCAACTTGCATTACTCAaggaacaaaaatcaaaactatGGTCAGGATTTATTTACatggcaaaatatttgttgaagaGAGAGCCTCTGTCTAGCCTTCCACAAAAGGTTCTTGACAATTTACAGAGTTTGGATTGTGATTCAGAGGAATCTGTAAAGGAGTTAGAACATTTGGTTCAAGTCATGAGTGGTTTGGATGATGAGTTATCCCAGTTGCCAACCAAGGATGAGGCATCGGGAAACAGACAACCACCTGATAACCATTCTAACTTCTCAGACAAGTTAAACAAATCTTCTCCACCAAAGTTGGTAACAGGCTGCCAGACCAAGTCGCAGTGTGACCGGACCCAACCACAAACTAAAGATTTGGAGAGCATGATTCAGCAGAAACCAGAAGCACACAAACATGGGAAGGATGTTGCTGTGGACATTCAGACATCACAAGAAGAGGATATGTACGGAGTTGAAGGCAATGAAGGAGATCAAGATTTAGTGCCATACAATTTGATGAGACTACGTCAAAAGTTGATTAAACTGCAGAGCTTTCCTGTGGAATATGGCACTATGATACAAAATTTGAATGACAATTTGGAGCAGCAGAAGACTACATCCTTGTTTAAAG GGGATCCGCATTCCCATCAGAGGAAATCTTGTACTGAGTTGAGGGCAGAGCCAAATGTGTCTGGTGATATTTCAAGCTTCATTCAGTTGCATAACATCAAGGTGCCTCCATTGGATTTCCCTCAGACTTTAAGGAACAGTGATGATCTACAAAATGGTTTAAACGTACAAGAAGGATTAAGCAATACCAGCCCTGTCAAGCTAGACTCCCCTAAAGATACTtttccttttgaagtagtacGAGGACCCCCAAATACTTCCCAATTTTCTCCTCTTGGTGCTAATAGACTGTCTGAATGGCAGCCTAGTGCTGTTGCATCGGTTTGTCAACCTCCACCTAGAGCTACCTCCAACATGGTTGAAAAGGGAAACAATGAACATCATATGTTAATCCAAGGTACAAGTGAAGCTCATTACCAGTTGCCCGAACAGTTGTATAGATCAAACAACAAGGAAAGTATCACAAATTCTGCCCTCAAACCTAGGAGTTATGATCAAGATGAAAGAAGCAAAAAGATGAGCATGGTAATTGGACCTTCATCTAGTGGTCCGTGCATGCCAGGCTCCGATACTGATGAGCTTGTCACAGCACGTGGTTCTATGTCTGAAAATAGTGTCACTTCATGGAAAATGGAATGTCCTGtatgtaaacaaaacttttcCCCAAGTACAACAGAGGCAGAAGTAAACAGCCATGTAAATTTGCATTTTGAGAGAACATCACTCGATGAACTAGGCTTTGACATTTTGAATCCTTGCTAA